A window of the Streptomyces sp. NBC_00250 genome harbors these coding sequences:
- a CDS encoding dipeptidase, with translation MSETPDSAVHAVRTYIEQHRDAFLGDLAEWLRIPSVSAQPDRAGDVRRSAEWLAAKLTGTGFTTVEVWETDGAPAVFAEWPSDDPDAPTVLVYGHHDVQPAAREDGWHTDPFEPTVIDGRMYARGAADDKGQVFFHTLGVRAHLAATGRTAPAVNLKLIVEGEEESGSPHFRALVEAHAERLAADAVIVSDTGMWSETTPTVCTGMRGVADCEIELYGPDQDIHSGSFGGAVPNPATVAGRIVAALHDADERVAIPGFYEGVTELTDAERALVAELPFDEAAWLRTAKSHGILGEAGFSTLERVWARPTAEVNGIGGGYQGPGGKTIVPASAQLKLSFRLVAGQDPAKIELAVRDWLAPLVPAGIRYEIVFGAPTRPCLTPLDHPALKAVAGAMSRAFDGAKVRYTREGGSGPAADLQDVLEAPVLFLGISVPSDGWHAPNEKIELDLLMKGVETTAHLWGDLPAALHTAAR, from the coding sequence ATGAGCGAGACCCCGGACAGCGCCGTCCACGCCGTACGTACGTACATCGAACAGCACCGCGACGCCTTCCTCGGCGACCTCGCCGAGTGGCTGCGCATCCCCTCCGTGTCGGCGCAGCCGGACCGGGCCGGGGACGTACGGCGCAGTGCCGAGTGGCTCGCCGCCAAGCTCACCGGGACCGGCTTCACGACCGTCGAGGTCTGGGAGACCGACGGCGCCCCCGCCGTCTTCGCGGAGTGGCCCTCCGACGACCCCGACGCCCCGACGGTCCTCGTCTACGGCCACCACGACGTCCAGCCCGCCGCCCGCGAGGACGGCTGGCACACCGACCCCTTCGAGCCGACCGTGATCGACGGGCGGATGTACGCGCGCGGGGCGGCCGACGACAAGGGGCAGGTGTTCTTCCACACCCTCGGTGTCCGCGCGCATCTCGCCGCCACCGGCCGCACCGCGCCCGCCGTCAACCTGAAGCTGATCGTCGAGGGGGAGGAGGAGTCCGGCTCCCCGCACTTCCGCGCCCTCGTCGAGGCCCACGCCGAGCGCCTCGCCGCCGATGCCGTGATCGTCTCCGACACCGGCATGTGGTCCGAGACCACCCCCACCGTCTGCACCGGCATGCGCGGGGTCGCCGACTGCGAGATCGAGCTGTACGGCCCCGACCAGGACATCCACTCCGGTTCCTTCGGCGGCGCCGTGCCGAACCCGGCCACCGTCGCGGGCCGGATCGTCGCCGCCCTCCACGACGCCGACGAGCGCGTGGCGATCCCCGGCTTCTACGAGGGAGTGACCGAGCTCACCGACGCCGAGCGCGCCCTCGTCGCCGAGCTGCCCTTCGACGAGGCCGCCTGGCTGCGTACGGCGAAGTCCCACGGCATCCTCGGCGAGGCCGGCTTCTCCACCCTGGAGCGGGTCTGGGCCCGCCCCACCGCCGAGGTCAACGGCATCGGCGGCGGCTACCAGGGCCCCGGCGGCAAGACGATCGTCCCCGCCTCCGCCCAGCTCAAGCTGTCGTTCCGGCTGGTCGCCGGCCAGGACCCGGCCAAGATCGAGCTGGCGGTACGGGACTGGCTCGCCCCTCTCGTCCCGGCCGGCATCCGGTACGAGATCGTCTTCGGCGCCCCGACCCGCCCCTGCCTCACCCCCCTCGACCACCCCGCCCTCAAGGCGGTCGCCGGGGCCATGAGCCGGGCCTTCGACGGCGCCAAGGTCCGCTACACGCGCGAGGGCGGCTCGGGACCGGCCGCCGACCTCCAGGACGTCCTGGAGGCTCCCGTCCTGTTCCTCGGCATCTCCGTCCCGTCCGACGGCTGGCACGCCCCCAACGAGAAGATCGAACTCGATCTCCTCATGAAGGGCGTAGAGACGACCGCGCACCTGTGGGGCGACCTGCCCGCCGCCCTCCACACCGCCGCGCGCTGA
- a CDS encoding ATP-dependent DNA helicase UvrD2, which produces MTAATHSTLFPQVPETADAVLDGLDPEQREVALALTGPVCVLAGAGTGKTRAITHRIAYGVRSGRLQPASVLAVTFTNRAAGEMRGRLRQLGAGGVQARTFHSAALRQLQFFWPKAVGGDLPRLLERKIQLVADAAARCRVRLDRNELRDVTGEIEWAKVTQTVPADYPAVVAKSHRDAPRDPAEISQIYAMYEQLKRDRSVIDFEDVLLLTVGILQDRHDIADQIRSQYQHFVVDEYQDVSPLQQRLLDLWLGDRDNLCVVGDASQTIYSFTGATPDHLLNFRTRHPAATVVKLVRDYRSTPQVVHLANGLLSQARGRAAEHRLELISQRDAGPDPVYTEYADEPTEAEGTARRIRDLIAAGVPAGEIAVLYRINAQSEVYEQALADAGVPYQLRGAERFFERQEVREAGIALRGAARAGGNDSLLDDVDDLPAQVRAVLSTKGWTSQPPSGSGAVRDRWESLAALVRLAEDFARAKSGATLSDLVAELDERAAAQHAPTVQGVTLASLHSAKGLEWDAVFLVGLTEGMMPITYAKTDEQVEEERRLLYVGVTRARLHLALSWALSRSPGGRASRRPSRFLKGLRPGSGSLGAVASGASGSFERGAAAARRGPRGPVLCRVCGATLTEAGAMKLLRCEDCPSDMDEGLYERLRDWRSEQARELGQPAYCVFTDKTLMAIAERVPATGGELSAISGVGARKLVRFGDDVLAICAGGEGGAGADET; this is translated from the coding sequence GTGACAGCAGCAACGCACTCCACTCTCTTCCCGCAGGTCCCGGAGACGGCCGACGCGGTGCTCGACGGGCTCGACCCCGAGCAGCGCGAGGTCGCCCTGGCCCTGACCGGCCCGGTGTGCGTGCTGGCGGGCGCCGGCACGGGCAAGACGCGGGCGATCACCCACCGCATCGCGTACGGCGTGCGGTCGGGCAGACTCCAGCCCGCCAGTGTGCTCGCCGTCACCTTCACCAACCGCGCCGCGGGCGAGATGCGCGGCCGGCTCCGGCAGCTCGGCGCGGGCGGTGTCCAGGCCCGTACGTTCCACTCCGCGGCCCTCCGCCAGCTCCAGTTCTTCTGGCCGAAAGCCGTCGGTGGCGATCTGCCCCGGCTGCTGGAGCGGAAGATCCAGCTCGTCGCCGACGCCGCCGCCCGCTGCCGGGTCCGGCTCGACCGCAACGAGCTCAGGGACGTCACCGGCGAGATCGAGTGGGCCAAGGTCACCCAGACCGTCCCCGCCGACTACCCGGCCGTCGTCGCCAAGTCCCACCGGGACGCCCCCCGCGACCCGGCGGAAATCAGCCAGATCTACGCCATGTACGAGCAGCTGAAGCGCGACCGCTCGGTGATCGACTTCGAGGACGTGCTGCTGCTCACCGTCGGCATCCTCCAGGACCGGCACGACATCGCCGACCAGATCCGCAGCCAGTACCAGCACTTCGTGGTGGACGAGTACCAGGACGTCTCCCCGCTCCAGCAGCGGCTGCTCGACCTGTGGCTCGGCGACCGCGACAACCTGTGCGTGGTCGGCGACGCCAGCCAGACGATCTACTCCTTCACCGGTGCCACCCCGGACCACCTGCTGAACTTCCGCACCCGTCACCCCGCCGCCACGGTCGTCAAGCTCGTCCGCGACTACCGCTCCACCCCCCAGGTCGTCCACCTCGCCAACGGGCTGCTCAGCCAGGCCCGCGGCCGGGCCGCCGAGCACCGCCTGGAGCTGATCTCCCAGCGCGACGCCGGCCCCGATCCCGTCTACACGGAGTACGCGGACGAGCCGACCGAGGCCGAGGGCACCGCCCGCCGCATCCGGGACCTCATCGCCGCCGGCGTCCCGGCCGGCGAGATCGCCGTCCTCTACCGGATCAACGCCCAGTCCGAGGTCTACGAGCAGGCCCTCGCCGACGCCGGAGTGCCCTACCAGCTCCGCGGCGCCGAGCGCTTCTTCGAGCGCCAGGAGGTACGGGAGGCGGGCATCGCCCTGCGCGGCGCGGCCCGCGCCGGGGGCAACGACTCCCTCCTCGACGACGTGGACGACCTGCCCGCCCAGGTCAGGGCCGTCCTCTCCACCAAGGGCTGGACCTCGCAGCCGCCCTCGGGCTCGGGCGCCGTCCGCGACCGCTGGGAGTCCCTCGCCGCCCTCGTCCGGCTCGCCGAGGACTTCGCCCGGGCCAAGTCCGGAGCCACCCTCTCCGACCTGGTCGCCGAACTCGACGAGCGGGCCGCCGCCCAGCACGCGCCCACCGTGCAGGGCGTCACCCTCGCCTCGCTGCACTCGGCCAAGGGCCTCGAATGGGACGCCGTCTTCCTGGTCGGCCTCACCGAGGGCATGATGCCGATCACCTACGCCAAGACCGACGAGCAGGTCGAGGAGGAGCGGCGGCTGCTGTACGTCGGCGTCACCCGCGCCCGGCTCCACCTCGCGCTCTCCTGGGCGCTCTCCCGCTCCCCGGGCGGCCGGGCCTCCCGACGCCCCAGCCGCTTCCTCAAGGGCCTGAGGCCGGGCTCCGGGTCCCTCGGCGCCGTCGCCTCGGGCGCGTCCGGCTCCTTCGAGCGGGGAGCCGCGGCCGCTCGGCGCGGCCCGCGCGGCCCGGTTCTCTGCCGGGTCTGCGGGGCGACCCTCACCGAGGCCGGCGCCATGAAGCTCCTGCGCTGCGAGGACTGCCCGTCGGACATGGACGAGGGTCTGTACGAGCGGCTCCGGGACTGGCGCTCGGAACAGGCCAGGGAGCTCGGCCAGCCGGCGTATTGCGTGTTCACCGACAAGACGCTGATGGCCATCGCCGAGCGGGTCCCCGCCACCGGCGGGGAGCTCTCCGCGATCTCAGGCGTCGGCGCCCGCAAGCTGGTCCGCTTCGGGGACGACGTCCTGGCCATCTGCGCAGGTGGGGAGGGCGGGGCGGGAGCCGACGAGACCTGA
- the nudC gene encoding NAD(+) diphosphatase, translating into MSTLKNASADRPISLTAPSGIDRAAHHRLDEAWLAAAWSHPTTRVFVVSGGQVLIDDTADGTTGLVMTPAFEAPVTETHRYFLGTDADGVSYFALQKDSLPGRMDQSARPAGLREAGLLLSDRDAGLMVHAVALENWQRLHRFCSRCGERTVIAAAGHIRRCQACGAEHYPRTDPAVIMLVTDEEDRALLGRQVHWPEGRFSTLAGFVEPGESIEQSVVREVFEEAGVTVGEVEYIASQPWPFPSSLMLGFFARATSSEINVDGEEIHEARWFSREDLAAAFESGEVLPPYGISIASRLIERWYGKPLPKPGDVI; encoded by the coding sequence GTGAGCACCTTGAAGAACGCGTCAGCGGACCGCCCGATCTCGCTCACCGCTCCGAGCGGCATCGACCGCGCCGCGCACCACCGCCTCGACGAGGCGTGGCTGGCCGCCGCCTGGAGCCACCCCACGACCCGGGTCTTCGTGGTCTCCGGGGGCCAGGTGCTGATCGACGACACGGCGGACGGCACCACCGGACTCGTCATGACCCCGGCGTTCGAGGCCCCGGTCACCGAGACCCACCGCTACTTCCTGGGCACGGACGCCGACGGGGTCTCCTACTTCGCGCTCCAGAAGGACTCCCTGCCCGGCCGCATGGACCAGTCCGCCCGCCCCGCAGGGCTCCGCGAGGCCGGGCTGCTGCTGTCCGACCGGGACGCGGGCCTCATGGTGCACGCCGTGGCCCTGGAGAACTGGCAGCGCCTCCACCGCTTCTGCTCACGCTGCGGTGAGCGCACGGTCATCGCCGCCGCCGGGCACATCCGCCGCTGCCAGGCCTGCGGCGCCGAGCACTACCCGCGCACCGACCCCGCGGTGATCATGCTGGTCACGGACGAGGAGGACCGGGCGCTGCTCGGCCGCCAGGTCCACTGGCCCGAGGGCCGCTTCTCGACCCTCGCCGGTTTCGTCGAGCCCGGCGAGTCCATCGAGCAGTCGGTGGTCCGCGAGGTCTTCGAGGAGGCCGGTGTCACGGTCGGCGAGGTCGAGTACATCGCCAGCCAGCCCTGGCCCTTCCCGTCCAGCCTGATGCTGGGCTTCTTCGCCCGCGCCACCTCCTCGGAGATAAACGTGGACGGCGAGGAGATCCACGAGGCCCGCTGGTTCTCCCGCGAGGACCTGGCCGCCGCCTTCGAGTCGGGCGAGGTGCTGCCCCCGTACGGCATCTCGATCGCCTCCCGCCTGATCGAGCGCTGGTACGGCAAGCCGCTCCCCAAGCCGGGCGACGTGATCTGA
- a CDS encoding mycoredoxin, protein MQGTVTMYSTTWCGYCRRLKSQMDREGIAYTEINIEQDPDSAAFVEKANGGNQTVPTVLFPNGSTLTNPSLAQVKQALGV, encoded by the coding sequence ATGCAGGGCACTGTGACGATGTACAGCACCACGTGGTGCGGCTACTGCCGTCGGCTGAAGAGCCAGATGGACCGCGAGGGCATCGCGTACACCGAGATCAACATCGAACAGGACCCCGATTCGGCGGCGTTCGTCGAGAAGGCCAACGGCGGCAACCAGACCGTACCCACCGTCCTCTTCCCGAACGGCTCGACCCTGACGAACCCGAGCCTCGCCCAGGTGAAGCAGGCGCTCGGCGTCTGA